The segment GAGCTGAAATAAAGATTCGTATTGGAAAAATTATTGATTCGTTGGCGAAATAATTTGGTGGGATTTGGTGATTTAGTGTTTTTGTGGCGATAAAATTATTTTTGAGATTAGAGATTATACCGAATAAGATTATTATATGGAATTTTCAGAAAAACATTTGGCGAAAATTTGGTGCTTTCGTGCTTTGGTGGCTAAAATCCAATTGCCACTAAAACACCAAAACACTAAAGCCCACCAAAACCCTTATTCGATATAAACTCAATTAGAAATAAAAGAAACATTTGCCTGTAATATCCGTATAAAAGGCCAAAACTGTTGTATGAAGGAAATAATTGCTCCGATAAGTAAAGAAATTTTACTTGCCGAACTTACAAAGGAGAGGTTTGTACGTGATACAAACAACGGGAACAACGAAATTTATATCATAACGCATACCGATTCGCCGAATGTAATGCGCGAGATCGGACGGTTACGCGAAATAACTTTTCGTGCCTCAGGAGGAGGGACAGGAAAAGAGATCGATATCGATGAGTTTGATATTTCTTCAACCCCCTACAAACAACTTATAGTATGGAACCCGGAAGAAAAAGAAATTGTAGGCGGTTACCGCTACATTCATTGCAAGGAGGCTGTTGACGCGAATGGCAACATAAACCTTGCCACTACCGAATTGTTCGGGTTCTCAGAAAAGTTTAAAAAGAATTACCTGCCCTATACGATCGAACTCGGGCGTTCATTTGTTCAACCTAAATTTCAGCCCAGCAGCGAAAATCGTAAAGGCTTGTTTTCCCTGGATAACCTTTGGGATGGCCTGGGTGCAATGGTGGTTGACAACGCTGATGTTAAATACCTATACGGAAAAGTTACCATGTACACCGATTTTAATGTGCCTGCGCGCGACATGATCCTTTCGTTTATGAAATATTATTTCCCGGATGATGAAAAGCTGGTTTGGCCGCTTAACGCTGTATCCATTAAAAATGACATGACTGAATTTTTAAAATCTATACAAGGCCTTAGTTATAAAGACGGCCATCATGTGCTTAACAAAAACGTACGGGCGCTTGGCGAAAACATCCCTCCACTCATTAATTCCTATATGAACCTCTCGGCTACCATGAAAACTTTTGGCACTGCTATTAATACCCACTTTGGCGGAGTTGAGGAAACAGGAATACTCGTAACTATTGCCGATATTTACGAGACAAAAAAAGAAAGGCATGTGAAGTCGTATGTGAAGTGAGGGACAAGTGAAGGGGACGAGGGGCGAGGGAAGGAGTTGGAAGACGGAAGACGGAAGACGGAAGGTGGAAGGTGGAAGGTGGAAGACGGAAGATAGAAGGAGAAAGAAGGTTGAGTATGTTATCTTTACAGATTGAAAATCCATTATGAAAATAAAATCATCGAAGTTTATCATCAGCAGTGTTGATGTAAAAATGTGTCCTACTCCTACCCTGCCTGAATATGCCTTTATTGGCCGTTCAAATGTCGGCAAGTCGTCGCTCATTAACATGCTGACTGAAAAAAAAGAGCTGGCTCATACATCTTCCAAGCCGGGAAAAACGCAGCTCATCAATCATTTTCTTATTAATGATGAATGGTACCTGGTTGATTTACCCGGATACGGTTACGCGACCATTGCTAAAACAAAAAAGGCGGAATTTGATGTATTTGTGAAGCAATATATTTTGCAGCGTACAAGCTTATTATGCGTATTTGTGCTGATCGACTCGCGTTTAGCGATACAGGCCAGGGACAAAAAATTTATGGAATGGCTGGCCGAAAAAGAAGTTCCTTTTACAATGGTGTTCACCAAGACCGATAAACTCGGAAAAACCCAACTTGATAAAAATCTGGAAGCTTATAAAACTGAAATGTTAAAAAGCTGGGAAGAGTTACCTACATACTTTGTTACTTCATCACACAAAGCGACCGGCAATAAGGAAATACTTGGATTTATAGCGGATACAAATAAGTTGTTTAAAAAGCCGGCATTGGCCCGGGATAAATTCCCCTTATAGAAACCCCTTCTAATTATTGACACATCGCTCAAAACTATAGGAAACACTGTGTTTATTTCCTATTTTAGATGGAATGGTATGACAAAACTACTTAACACAATACAAATATTTCTGATTTTCCAAAAATTAAATTTATGAAATTAAAAATGGATCGATCAAAAAACAAAATCCCTTTTATTGGATTTAGCAATAAAGCGCATCTGCTTCTTATTCTTAATTTATCATTTTTAATTTCTGCCGAAGCCCAATGGTTTCAAACAACAGCACACGGAGGCGGCCTGATCGGTGCGCTAAAAATCCAAAACGACAGTTTATATGCAGCATCTTATAAAAACGGGATATTTCTTTCTACAGACAGTGGAACTACCTGGTCATCAACATCTACCGGTTTAACCGGCATTCAGGTAAATTGCATAGAAGCCTTAGGAGGTTATTTGTTTGCGGGAACGTATGACAAAGGAATGTTTCGTTCAACCGATAATGGACTTACCTGGACAATAGATACTTCAGGAATAGGCAGTAAAAACATAAGGGCACTTGCGGTAAATGGCAACAATATTTTTGCAGGTACCTTTATGGATGGTATATATATGTCAAGTGATTATGGCGCCACCTGGACTCCAAAAAACACCGGATTATCCGGAACCGGCCTATGGAACACATCTCTGATTGCACGTAGCGGAATTTTGTATTCTGCTGCCGGAGATAGATTATTTCAGTCGGCCAACAATGGAACAAGCTGGACTCCCCTAAGTGCAGCGTTAGGTAAGTCAATTACCTGCCTTGCAATAAATGGCAGTAAGTTTTACATAGGGACTCAATCAGGCTTGTTCTATTCCAATAACGGAGGGGTTACCTGTACATTAATGTCCAATCTCGGATTAAGTAATAAATTGATGAGCACACTGGCAGTTAATGGTAACGATTTGCTTGTTGGGACGCAGCTGGGTGGTGTTTATTATTCTAATAATAACGGGATTAATTGGAGTCCTGTAAACAGCGGGCTGCCAAGTAAAACTATATATGCTCTGGCAAATAGCGGAAATTTATTTTATGCAGGACTGTTTTCATCCGATGTATACTCATCAAGTATTAATAATATCATTAAAGGAAACGTTTCAACAAACGCCGCATCTGTAAATTCAGGATACGTAAAACTTTACCGGAACGACACTAAAATTCACATGGTTTTAGCCGATTCGGTTTCAATAGATGTTTCAGGAAATTATACATTTAACAATGTATTTTCAGGAGGACCCTATACAATTTACGCCAATTGCAAAGCTAATTACCCTGCAACTATGCCAACTTATGCAGATTCTGCTGTTTTATGGGATTCAGCAAAAGTGGTTACTGTTTCAGGCACTACAATCCAAAATATTCAGCTGAAGGTATTGCCAACAACTACAGGAAAAGGTAAAATAGCAGGCAAATTAGTTAAGGGTAACAAATACGCCAAACTCGTAACTCCCGGCGATCCAATACGAGGCGTAGATGTCAGCATTGGCAAAAAACCCAAGTCTCATAGCTCAATTGTTGCGCATACAACTACTGATGTCAACGGCGATTATTCATTCGAAAATATACCAACAGACGACTACCAGGTGTTTGTTGATATTCCGGGTCTGCCGATGGACTCAATATACACTGTTTCAATTACCTCAACCGATACAGTATTCAATAATTTAAACTATACAGCAGATTCCGCCAAAATATATATTGATGCTTCTACAATTGGAATTTCAAAACATCTTCAACCTGATAATTCAAAGATCAATGTGTACCCCAACCCTTTTACCAACAATTTCAATATCCGGTTTGAGTTGACAAAAAACGAATTTGTACAGATTGAACTTTATAATTCATTGGGCGAAAAAATGCAAACGATTGAAAGTAATTATTTACAAAAGGGAACATACAATAACACAATTGCCTGTAACCTTGCGCCAGGTATTTATTTGTTGAAAGCGGTAATTGGAGATCACAGCTGCAATAAAACTATTATTAACCTGAATTAATATCTTTATTAAACACATCTTCATTTAACAACAACATGAAAAAACGCTACCTATTCTTCCTTATTCTTAATTTTTCATTCTTAATTTCTACTTCCGCGCAATGGCAGCAAACACCCGGTCCGGCAGGTGGTGATATACGTGCATTGGCAGTAAACGGCAGCAATATTTTCGCCGGAACCAATGGCAGTGGCATATTCCTTTCCACAAATAACGGAAACTCATGGTCTGCTGTTAATTCCGGACTGACAAATCTAATTGTATACTCATTTCTGGTCAACGGAACAAATATTTTTGCAGGAACATATGGTGGCGGAATATTTCTTTCTACCAATAATGGAGTTACATGGTCCGCCATAAATTCAGGATTAACAAATCTTTCCGTTTATTCCCTTGCAGTCAGTGGCACTAATATTTTCGCAGCGACAAATGGTGGTGTCTTTCTTTCCACAAACAATGGAACTTCATGGACAGCTGTTAATTCAGGACTAACGGGTCTTTTTATCAGATCTTTAGCAGTAAATGGAACCAATATTTTTGCAGGAACTACGGGCTATGGAGTATTTCTTTCTACCAATAATGGCACTTCATGGACTCCGGTTAATTCAGGTCTATCAGACCTGGATGTTAATTCCCTTGTATCAAGTGGCACAAATATTTTTGCAGGAACCTATAGCGGCGGGGTATTTCTTTCTTCCAATAACGGGACTACCTGGACAACTGTGAATTCCGGCTTGCCTGCTACAAGCATATATTCCTTTGCAGTGAGTGGCAGCAATATATTTGCCGGCACCAGTGGCATGGGGATATTTCTTTCTGTCAATAATGGCACCTCATGGACGGCTGTCAATTCCGGGTTAACAAATTCATATGTCAGATCTATCGCTATAAGCGGAACAAATGTTTTTGCAGGTGCAGAGGGTGATGGCATGTTCCTTTCCACCAATAACGGCACTTCATGGACCGTTATTAATTCAGGTATAACAAATATTGAAGTGCGTGCCCTTGCATCAAATGGTACAAATATTTTCGCAGGGACTTCCAGCAAAGGAGTGTTCCTTTCTAGCAATATGGGAAACACATGGAATCCAGTTAACACAGGGCTAACAAATACAAATATTCGCTCCCTGGTAACAAGCGGTACAAATATTTTTGCAGGGACTTTCGGTGGAGGAGTATTTTTTTCCTCGAATAATGGGACATCATGGACCGCTGTTAATACAGGATTAATAAATACATTTATTCAATCTCTTGCGGTAAGTAGCGGAAATATTTTCGCAGGAACTTCAAATGGGATATACCTTTCAACCGATAATGGAGCATCATGGACTGCTGTTATTTCAGGGTTAATAAATAAGAATATTATATCCCTTGCGACCAGCGGCAGTGATATTTTCGCAGGAACAAATTGCTGCGGAATATATCTTTCTTCCAATAACGGAACTTCATGGACTGCTGTCAATTCCTGGAGCATACAGGTTAGTGCCTTGGCGGTAAGTGGCACAAATATTTTTGCAGGAACTTTCGGGTCTGGCATATTACTTTCTACCAATAATGGCACTTCATGGACTCCTGTTAATATTGGATTAACAAATAAAAATATCTTATCCCTTGTGGTAAGTGGCAGCAATATTTTCGCCGGAAGTTATGGAAATGGCATATTTCTGTCTACCAATAGCGGCACTTCATGGAGTCCAGTTAATGCGGGACTAACGAATACAGACATTCGTTCCTTAACTGCGAACGGCACAAATATTTTCGCTGGGACTATTGGAAGTAGTGTATTAAAATCTTCAATTAATAACACTGTAAGCGGGGTTGTTTCAGACAAATCCGGTTATGTAAATTCTGGCTATGTTAAGTTGTATCGCAATACAAGCGGCATGCACATGGTTTTAGCCGACTCTGTTTCAATAGATACTTTTGGGAATTATACCTTTAGTAATGTATTCTCCGGCGGCGGATATATAATTTACGCCAATTGCAAAGCCAATTACGCAGCAAGCATGCCAACTTATGCAGATTCTGCTGCTTTATGGGATTCGGCAAAAGTGATTACTGTTTCGGGCGCTACAATCCAAAATATTCAATTGAAAGAACTACCAACAAACACCGGAAAAGGAAAAATAGCCGGCAAATTAGTAAAGGGTAACAAATACGCCAAACTCGTAACTCCCGGCGATCCAATACGAGGCGTGGATGTCAGCATTGGCAAAAAACCTAAGTCTCATAGCTCAATTGTTGCGCATACAACAACTGATGTCAACGGCGATTATTCATTCGAAAATATATCATCAGGCGATTACCAGGTGTTTGTTGATATTCCGGGCCTGCCGATGGACTCAATATACACTGTTTCAATTACCTCAACCGATACACTGTTCAATGATCTGAACTATACAGCGGACTCGGCCAAAATATATATTGATGCTTCTACAATTGGAATTTCAAAACATCTTCAACCCGACAATTCAAAAATAAATGTGTACCCCAACCCTTTTACCAACAATTTCAATATCCGGTTTGAGTTGACAAAAAACGAGTTTGTACAGATTGAACTTTATAATTATTTGGGCGAAAAAGTGCAAACAATTGAAAGTAATTATTTAAAAAAGGGAACCTACAATGGCATTATTACCGGCGATCTTTCGCCAGGCATGTATTACCTGAAAACCGCCATTGGAGCTGACCTTTATAGTAAGTTCGTTATAAAACTGAATTAATGTTTCAGTGCGAATTTCAATAACTCCTTCGAATTCAAAATTGAAGTAAATTATCCTATCTTTAGCCCTGTAGCCCAGCTACGGGGCTTTTTTATGGCAAAATTGAAAAGACATATATGTAGTTTATTTGTTATCCTTCTTTCATCTTTTATTTCTTTATCTCAAACCTCCAAAACAGATAGCCTTGAACAAGCTCTTTTCACTGCCAACGACACATCTAAAGTAAAACTGCTTATCCGTCTTTGCGAAGCTTACACAGAGAATACCCCTGAAACAGCTCTCATCAGGGGAGAAAATGCCTTGTCACTTTCCAAAGAATTAAAGTATTCATACGGAGAAACGAATGCCCTGAATGCATTGGCCAGCGTGTATTACAGCCGTGGGGAAGAAAATAAAGCACTTGACTTCTACAAACGGGCACTTTTGCTGGCACAATCAAACTCCTTTAAGAATAATGTTTATGACATCTATTCCAATATCGCCTATATTTATTTTGTAAAAGAAAATTACGACACTGCACATGTTTTTTACAACTCCGCCCTGCAGATCGCACGGGAGTCAGAAAATAAGCCATCTGAAATTGCCGCACTTAATTCCGTTGCAGGTTTATTTTATTACCAATCCAAATATGATAAAGCACTTGAAAACTATCTCGACGCTTTGAAAATTTCCGAATCCATCAACAACAAAGAAGGTATTGCCCTTTGCTATATGGGAATCGGGAATGTGTTCAATGCGCAGAAAGAATACGATAAAGCCCTGAGATTTTATGGCGATGCCTTAAGCGCAAATGAGGCCATTAATGAAAAGTCCGAGATCGCCAATTGCCTGAATAATATAGGAACTGTTTATGAAGAAAAAAAAGAATATGATAAGGCCCTCAATTATTACCAGCGAGCGCTGATGCTAAAAGAAGAGTTAAAAGACAAAAGCGGGATTGAGAACAGCTTATCAAATATTGGAAATGTTTACTTACAAATAAATAATTATGACAAGGGGATCGAATATTATTCAAGGGCTATAAAACTTTCGGAGGAGAACGATAATAAAAGCGGGCTCGCCCAGGGGTATTTTAACCTGGGAAATTTGTACGCGAAGAAAAACGATCATGAAACGGCCTTATTATACCTGAATAAAGGACTGGTGTTTGCCAAAGAAACAGGCCGGAAAGATTTTCTTAAATCATGTTACGAAGAGCTGGCTGACGTATATTCAAAAA is part of the Bacteroidota bacterium genome and harbors:
- a CDS encoding GNAT family N-acetyltransferase — protein: MKEIIAPISKEILLAELTKERFVRDTNNGNNEIYIITHTDSPNVMREIGRLREITFRASGGGTGKEIDIDEFDISSTPYKQLIVWNPEEKEIVGGYRYIHCKEAVDANGNINLATTELFGFSEKFKKNYLPYTIELGRSFVQPKFQPSSENRKGLFSLDNLWDGLGAMVVDNADVKYLYGKVTMYTDFNVPARDMILSFMKYYFPDDEKLVWPLNAVSIKNDMTEFLKSIQGLSYKDGHHVLNKNVRALGENIPPLINSYMNLSATMKTFGTAINTHFGGVEETGILVTIADIYETKKERHVKSYVK
- a CDS encoding YihA family ribosome biogenesis GTP-binding protein → MKIKSSKFIISSVDVKMCPTPTLPEYAFIGRSNVGKSSLINMLTEKKELAHTSSKPGKTQLINHFLINDEWYLVDLPGYGYATIAKTKKAEFDVFVKQYILQRTSLLCVFVLIDSRLAIQARDKKFMEWLAEKEVPFTMVFTKTDKLGKTQLDKNLEAYKTEMLKSWEELPTYFVTSSHKATGNKEILGFIADTNKLFKKPALARDKFPL
- a CDS encoding T9SS type A sorting domain-containing protein; this translates as MDRSKNKIPFIGFSNKAHLLLILNLSFLISAEAQWFQTTAHGGGLIGALKIQNDSLYAASYKNGIFLSTDSGTTWSSTSTGLTGIQVNCIEALGGYLFAGTYDKGMFRSTDNGLTWTIDTSGIGSKNIRALAVNGNNIFAGTFMDGIYMSSDYGATWTPKNTGLSGTGLWNTSLIARSGILYSAAGDRLFQSANNGTSWTPLSAALGKSITCLAINGSKFYIGTQSGLFYSNNGGVTCTLMSNLGLSNKLMSTLAVNGNDLLVGTQLGGVYYSNNNGINWSPVNSGLPSKTIYALANSGNLFYAGLFSSDVYSSSINNIIKGNVSTNAASVNSGYVKLYRNDTKIHMVLADSVSIDVSGNYTFNNVFSGGPYTIYANCKANYPATMPTYADSAVLWDSAKVVTVSGTTIQNIQLKVLPTTTGKGKIAGKLVKGNKYAKLVTPGDPIRGVDVSIGKKPKSHSSIVAHTTTDVNGDYSFENIPTDDYQVFVDIPGLPMDSIYTVSITSTDTVFNNLNYTADSAKIYIDASTIGISKHLQPDNSKINVYPNPFTNNFNIRFELTKNEFVQIELYNSLGEKMQTIESNYLQKGTYNNTIACNLAPGIYLLKAVIGDHSCNKTIINLN
- a CDS encoding T9SS type A sorting domain-containing protein, with translation MKKRYLFFLILNFSFLISTSAQWQQTPGPAGGDIRALAVNGSNIFAGTNGSGIFLSTNNGNSWSAVNSGLTNLIVYSFLVNGTNIFAGTYGGGIFLSTNNGVTWSAINSGLTNLSVYSLAVSGTNIFAATNGGVFLSTNNGTSWTAVNSGLTGLFIRSLAVNGTNIFAGTTGYGVFLSTNNGTSWTPVNSGLSDLDVNSLVSSGTNIFAGTYSGGVFLSSNNGTTWTTVNSGLPATSIYSFAVSGSNIFAGTSGMGIFLSVNNGTSWTAVNSGLTNSYVRSIAISGTNVFAGAEGDGMFLSTNNGTSWTVINSGITNIEVRALASNGTNIFAGTSSKGVFLSSNMGNTWNPVNTGLTNTNIRSLVTSGTNIFAGTFGGGVFFSSNNGTSWTAVNTGLINTFIQSLAVSSGNIFAGTSNGIYLSTDNGASWTAVISGLINKNIISLATSGSDIFAGTNCCGIYLSSNNGTSWTAVNSWSIQVSALAVSGTNIFAGTFGSGILLSTNNGTSWTPVNIGLTNKNILSLVVSGSNIFAGSYGNGIFLSTNSGTSWSPVNAGLTNTDIRSLTANGTNIFAGTIGSSVLKSSINNTVSGVVSDKSGYVNSGYVKLYRNTSGMHMVLADSVSIDTFGNYTFSNVFSGGGYIIYANCKANYAASMPTYADSAALWDSAKVITVSGATIQNIQLKELPTNTGKGKIAGKLVKGNKYAKLVTPGDPIRGVDVSIGKKPKSHSSIVAHTTTDVNGDYSFENISSGDYQVFVDIPGLPMDSIYTVSITSTDTLFNDLNYTADSAKIYIDASTIGISKHLQPDNSKINVYPNPFTNNFNIRFELTKNEFVQIELYNYLGEKVQTIESNYLKKGTYNGIITGDLSPGMYYLKTAIGADLYSKFVIKLN